GAGATACGGAACAGTCACGAGCAAGGTGGGGATGCCTGATATTTTGAGGAGCGATCGCATGTATCTATCAGCTTAGACCTATTGCGCTGATCAACGTCATTTTCAAAATTGTCGCTAAAGCTTATGCTATTCGGTTCTCTCCAGTGGTGCATAGGACGATTAGTAGAACGCAGTCGGCTTCTATCGAAGGTAGACACATTCATGAGGGAGCCCTTTCTCTACAAGAGATCATCCATTAATCTAAATCAACGAAACTTAGGGGAGTTTTCCTGAAGCTCAATTTCGAGAAGGCCTACGACAGGGTGAATTGGTCCTTCCTGCGGGAAGTGCTCCTGGGTAAAGGTTTTGAACCCGCTTGGGTTCACATGGCAATGGGTCTGGTCTCGGGGGGCCAGACTGCCATCGCCCTCAACGGTGACATTGGAAACTACTTCCGGAACGGTCGCGGGGTGCGCCAGGGAGACCCTCTGTCTCCTCTCCTCTTCGACTATGTTGTCGAAGCACTAGCCACCATCCTGGATAAGGCTAGAGAGTCGGGCCACATTACGGGTGTGGTCCCACACCTGATTCCTGGGGGAGTCTCTCATTTGCAATACGCAGATGACACCATCATCATGATTCAGCCAGATGACCTCGCCATTGCGAACCTGAAGTACATTTTACTCTGCTTTGAGAGCATGTCAGGTCTCCGGATCAATTTCCACAAGAGTGAGGTCATGGTGATGGGGGTGGAGGCGGCGGACGGCCTAAGGATTGCACATATGCTCAATTGCAAGCAAGGCGCCTTCCCCTTCACCTACTTGGGTCTGCCGGTCAGTGTCCGGGCCCTCTCGGCAGCGGATTGGGGTCCCCTGATGACCAAGGTGGGCAAACGCGCTGAACCTTGGATGGGAAAATTGATGTCCTCGGCGGCACGTTTAACCCTTATCAACGCTTGTTTGTCTAACTTGCCCCTACACGCTATGGCAGTCTGCCTGCTGGGAGAGGGTACCCATAGCACTTTGAACAAACATCGCTCGCGCTTATTTTGGGAAGCCAATAGCACGAAACGCAAGTACCATTGGGTACGTTGGTCGGCTATGTGCAAGCCGAAAAGCCTAGGGGGGCTGGGGATAGTCGATACGCGGCTAATGAACATGTGCCTCCTTGTAAAATGGATTTGGAGGCTGTACGACGGGGAGCAGGGCCTTTGGGCTGACATCATTCGAAACAAATACCTTAGAGATAAGGATCTGCTGCTGGATGCCCATCGGGCCGGTTCGCAATTCTGGAATGCGGTCCAGAAACTCAAACACCTGTTCCGGCTTGGGGCCAAACATGTGGTGCATAACGGGAAGGCGACCAGTTTTTGGCGGGACTGGTGGCAAGGGTCGGGGCCCCTGTGTACTAGATTCCCTGCTCTTTTCGCCATTGCGGAGGAGCCAGAGGCCTCGGTTGAGGTGGCGCATAGGGAAGGGAGCTGGCACATCCCCTTCCGACACCAATTGGGAGTTGGGGAGCGCATTGATTGGGCCAATCTCTATACCCCAGTTATCCCAACAGCAGGACACCATGGTTTGGGCGCTTGAGCCTTCGGGGAGGTTCTCGGTCCGATCACTATACCTTAAGCTGTGTCAGGGCACCCCTAGCAAATATTTCACCGACCTTTGGTGGATTGCGGTCCCCATGAAGATGCGTATCTTCCATTGGCAGCTTGCCAGGAAGCGCCTCCCATCTAATGAGGACATTAGGAGGCGTAGGGGACCCACGACGGGCGCTTGTGCCCTCTGTGGGGAGACAAAAGACAATAACCATATCTTCTTCTCCTGCCCATTGGCCAAATTCCTGTGGAGCGCAGTTAAGGAACTGCTTGGTCACACTTGGGATCCATCTTGCTTTGCGGATATTTTCCAGCTCCTTTAGAACCAAGTGGGGCAAACTAGACTAGTTCTTTGGATCGCTTGTGCGACGCTTCTTTGGACGCTTTGGAACCTTAGAAACAAGTTTAATATCGATGGGGTTTTCCCGAGCCAACCTGCTGACGGGCTGTACAAAATGACTATTTATATGCAGGTGTGGAAGCCAGTGGCTAGGAGCCAGGATcgcgcggcggtggaggaggcgatcACCCGGATTCGCTCTCTTCATGCGACTACCAGGGACCAAGACTAGGCTGTCTCCCTTGGGTCATGTATCTCCGAAGTAGTACTGTAGCGAGGTGTTGGGGCACTAGCTGCTGTACTGTACGGTGTGTGGGCTCTCATGTCTAGAGCATTGTGTTGTTTCGCTAGACTGGACCTCAGCTTTGTTTTTTCTTGTCGGTGACCGTGTTGTTGAGAACCTTGTTTACTGTGGCCgttgtggctttattaatttaaagccagGCTCTGCTCGACCCTTCAGTCTAAAAATGTACTATGTATCAGCTTTTGTACAGAAAAGGTATCTCAGGTGGACTGGAAAAAGCTAAAATATCCGGAACCACGGCGGTCATCTCACGGCGAGGCGGACGGCGGATTCCACACCTGTACCTACCGGTGAATTTAAAATCGCCGCTTTCCCCTCCACCATCCCCCAGCAAAGACTTGTGGGATAAAAAGACGACTTGGTTAAAGAGATAAGAGAGAAGCGGTTTAGGAGCAAACCAAGCTCGTACACGTACTTCATCCAACTATCAAACCACAAAGCTCAGCAAGATGGAGAGAATCAATGTAGAAGAAGCTGCGGCTGGCAAGATCAATTCCCTGCTGCTGGATTCGGCGCGCGTTGGCTCCTGGGTGGCGCTGGACTTCCTTCTGAAGCATGATCCGCCAATGATGATTCGTACCGAAGAATTTCTTGCGTTGGTAGCGAGTGCCAACAGAAGAACTGCTGCTCCTGATGTGGACCCGGGCATCGACCAGGAGCCTGCTTCCCTTGCAGCAGGAGCACTCCTACAGGGGGTCCTGGAAGCTGATGTTGGCGACATCAAACCCCCGCTGCTGCTATCGGCGCGCGTGGGCTCCTGGAAGGCGCTGAAACTGCTCTTCGACCGGGAAGACCCACAAGATCCACCAATGGTGATTCCTTCTGAAGAATTTCTTGCGTCGCTAGTGATAGCCAAGGGAAGCGTCCCGGTTCCGGTTCCAGCTGCTCCTGATTCACGACAGGGCGTCCTCCGGCCTGTCTCCCTTGCAGCACGACAACTGCTCAAGGGCGTCACTCCTGATGGGGATAGCGTGCTACATGTGATCGCCACAAGTGGCGATGACAAGGATTTCTTGAAGTATGCCGGTATGATCTGCGGCAGGGAGAGGGGCCTCCTGTTTCTGAAGAATCGCAATGGTGAGACACCATTGCATTGTGCTGACCGAGCTGGGAACTCCAAAATGGTCTCTCATCTTATAGATCTAGCTGGACGTGAAACTTCTGCTGGGGAAATCAATCCCCCTCTGCTGCTATCGGCGCGCGCGGGCTCCTGGAAGGCTCTGAAACTCCTTTTCGACCGGGATGACGCACAATATCCACCAATGATGATTCCGACTGAGGAATTTCTTGGGTCGCTAGTGATAGCTGAGGAACCAGCTGCTCGTGATCTAGAACAGGGCGTCCCCCGGCCTGTTTCCATTGCACCACGACAACTCCTCAAGGGCGTCACTCCTGATGGGGATAGTGTGCTACACGCTGTCGCTGGAAGTGGGGACGGAGAGAATTTCCTCAAGTATGCCGCCATGATCTGCGGCAGGGACTGGGACCTCCTGTTTACCAAGAATCACAATGGTGACACACCATTGCATTGTGCTGCTCGAGCTGGGAACTCCAAAATGGCTTCTTGTCTCATGGCTCTAGCTGGGTCTGCACGCGACGACGACGGTCCTGATGGGAAGCTCACGCTCCTGAGAATGCAAAATAAACGTCACGAAACGGCCCTGCACGAGGCTATCCGAAGCGAAGACGGTAGACTTCTGGGTCCTGAGGACAGACAGGCTTTGTTTCAAGCTAACCGCCCAACAGCAGAAAAGATTAGAGATTTTGTACTTCAACAGAAAGGAATGACTATAGTCAAGCAGCTAATGGGTGTTGATCCCCAATTGGCTAATTATCCCGCAAACGGCATTTCACCGTTGTACCTGGCCATCCTGCTGGAGAAGGGTACCATTGCACTGACTCTATATCAGAAGAGCGGTGGCAAACTTTCCTACTCCGGAGCAGATGGACAAAATGCCTTGCATGCTGCTCTTATTCGAGACAGAGACACAGGTACCAACTAAATGCATCTGTTTTTTATGATTGGTACATATACACTATGTGTCTATTATTTTTCACCAACTATATATATCTGTATGTTGGACCAATAAATAACCATAGTTCAGAAAAATACAATTATCGTTATTTTAACTCACATGTACCCCATTGACTTGCTTTGAGTTGTTATCAAATTGATATGAGCGGTCAATTTGATGTGATGCAATGGCTGTTACCTCTTAAGTATACATTTTTGCGATCAAACATGGTCTTTATTAGAGACGAATAATGAGCTTTTGCATCATCTTACCTCCATAGAAGTAAGACAAAGTTTTAATCTGTTCCAATGGTTGATCCAAGTTACTTTTGCCTTAACACAAGTAATGCTCGTAAGGTAACTATTAAATTGTTTTGTAAGGTTTTAAATAGGCGCATATGATTCCATAACAACCATCTCTGGTGACTCGAGCTATAAAACTAGCCCTTAGAAGTTGTAAAAAGGCATTTACCAAGGAGATACGAATTCTTAACTTCTGGCCATGTAAGTGGTTTGTAAGACTTTCTAAAACCTCCTTCTTAATCAATGAAAATGACAAATCTTTTGGCTTGTATAAAAAAGCGAATTCTTAACTTCTAGGTCGTGAATACCATGACCCCCTCATCTTTTGGACGATATACCACATCTAATCTAGCCAGTCGGTTTCATTTTTACACGGTCTCATTGCACAAAGTATCTAGATGGGAACTAATCCAATCAATGTAGAACTTATTTTGGCAGCTAAAAGAATAATATCATACACAATAAAATATTGCTTAGTACTAAATTAGGGAGAACCCATCTTTCGTCAACGTAAAGTAATTtttctttccaacaacataatttTTTCCTAGAGACACCATGTTACCATTGGGCATTTTCAAGTCTCTTATAGTGGATCGGAATACCAAAATACCTAATTAGAAATTGGCCATCCGCACTGCAAATGTTTCGGCATATTTAGCAGCCATGTGTCACCGGCTTTCCCCAAACAAATGAATTCACTCTTATAGAAATTAATTTTCATCCGATTCTTTCATTCGCGGTAAGAGGTTGAGTAGAAATTCCTCGATTGAGTAAATTCTTGATACACCGACTGTTTCTATCTCAATGTTAGTTTAAAATATCGCAAGCAATAGGTGTTCGGATAGTTGTGTTGATAGAGGTTGCTATAA
This Lolium perenne isolate Kyuss_39 chromosome 1, Kyuss_2.0, whole genome shotgun sequence DNA region includes the following protein-coding sequences:
- the LOC127340993 gene encoding uncharacterized protein; translation: MERINVEEAAAGKINSLLLDSARVGSWVALDFLLKHDPPMMIRTEEFLALVASANRRTAAPDVDPGIDQEPASLAAGALLQGVLEADVGDIKPPLLLSARVGSWKALKLLFDREDPQDPPMVIPSEEFLASLVIAKGSVPVPVPAAPDSRQGVLRPVSLAARQLLKGVTPDGDSVLHVIATSGDDKDFLKYAGMICGRERGLLFLKNRNGETPLHCADRAGNSKMVSHLIDLAGRETSAGEINPPLLLSARAGSWKALKLLFDRDDAQYPPMMIPTEEFLGSLVIAEEPAARDLEQGVPRPVSIAPRQLLKGVTPDGDSVLHAVAGSGDGENFLKYAAMICGRDWDLLFTKNHNGDTPLHCAARAGNSKMASCLMALAGSARDDDGPDGKLTLLRMQNKRHETALHEAIRSEDGRLLGPEDRQALFQANRPTAEKIRDFVLQQKGMTIVKQLMGVDPQLANYPANGISPLYLAILLEKGTIALTLYQKSGGKLSYSGADGQNALHAALIRDRDTVMVELLLDWNKNLTMQVDKDGSAPLHFAPARNYWTGSILRIHLQRPYRYIFHWFPCTSSRTLEKVFKANPAALYQADKNGFFPIHVAASISARDAIGLFVRECPGSAGLRDAKGKTFLHVAIEKRILGPVYYACGNPSLASILNMQDNDGNTALHSAIQAGSLRMFCALFGNPEVNLNLTNNIGETPRDLSRSKLWRGIGYTLNSENIICYALSSVGANHGALRRDKTEEKYSCRTNPEDEDRESQRLKDATQTFIVASVLIATMAFTATFAIPGGYRADDRTNGGTPTLAGGYIFDAFIMATALAFICSLLATTGFMLAGIPIINLTNRKIYLVTSDFFFSWSVTCISIVFALGVYMVLAPVARSTAVIICVITPAILVIGKDMGYLFKMATLARPLCVRKGLFLGMLHLLDGIIFKMAFALWPFVVIFGWGGLARIHHRR